The region GCCATCAAACGGATAATTGCCAACCAAACGCAAATTATCGACTTTGATGTCAGAACAATTCATTGCTAAATAATCACCGCGCGCACTTACATTATTCATCATGACATTCGAACAAGCCCACAATGTTTCCTCGGCATTGACGAAATCAACGTTCCTCAACGAAACATCACGGCAACGGCGGAAATTCTTCGGCGCTTCAAATGTGCAATCCTCGACACGAATGTTGTTTGTATACCACACGCCTGCGCGTGCCATCTCGAACCACGTGCAATCCTTCGCCGAAATATCCGAGCAATACCACAGCGGATACTTCCATTTGAACGAACTCGACTCAAGCTCAATAGCATGTGCATGCTTCAACGGCGACTCGCCATCATCGAAAATCGTGTCGACATAATGACGGTCATGTGCAAAAAACTCCGCGCGCTCGCCGGTGAGAAGCGCCTGACGGGTCTCGGGAATGTCTTGATCGGCGTTGGATTCAAGTGTCTTTGGAATGTTCATCGTGTGCTCCTTCATGTGCTCCTTCATGTGCTCCGGTGGAAGAGCATAGAAACCTCAAGCACTCGAAGTCAAACGGGCGGCCATGTTCGTGCAAAGCGAAACCTAGCCGCCCATTCGGCAGTGGATCCGATATGGGTCGATCAGCCGATCAGCGCGGCAGGATACTTGGACACGGCCTCATCGATCTGCTCTTCGGTGGACGTGGCAACGCCTTGGATGAGGAACGGCTTCAGATACGTCGCATGCGTATGACGGAACGTGGTCTCGAACGGGGAAAGCAGCTCGTCCATGGTGCGCACATGGCTGCCTTCACGGGTGTAGGAATCGGCTGGAGATCCGGTGGACACGGACAGCATGAACTCCTTGCCTTCAAGGGCGCGCCCGCCGCCATAAGCCCAACCGGCCTTGATTACGTCATCCTCCCACTGCTTGAGCAGAGCGGGAGAGCTGTACCAGTAGAACGGGAACTGCAGCACAATGCGGTCATGCGTTTCGATGAGCCTCTGCTCATGTTCGACGTTGATTCTGAAATCCGGATATGCGGCGTATTCATCGACCACGGTCACGTCTCCGGTTTCGTTGGCCGCGTCCATAAGCTTGCGGTTGACCTGCGATTTTTCCAGATGCGGATGGAACACCAGAACCAGCGTTTTCATGCATACTCCTTTTAACTGTCCGACGATTTTCAGTATGCAGCATAATAGCCCTTTCCGTTACGTTTCGAGTGCGATCGGCCATAACCGGAGCCGATGGACCCAAGGGCGTTTGTCGGGGAGCGCGATAGTATGATGGCCGGCGTGATGGTAGGTGTCGGCATGCCATGAGATGAGACGAGGATTGAAAGGAAAGGCATTTGGTCTCGCGAATACAAGGTAGGAAGGCGGTCGCATCCACAGCCTTCAAAACCGCTTTGCCCAGAACGTTGCCGGTTTGTATCACCTTCTTCCTTCTGGCTTTGTCATATGGCGTGCTGATGGGCACGCGTGGTTTCTCCTTCCTGTGGCCCATGTGCATGAGCGCGTTCATCTTCACCGGTTCCATGGAATTCGTGACGGTGAATCTGCTGGTGTCCGCGTTCAATCCGTTCGCCACGTTCATGCTTGCCGTCATGCTAGGCACAAGGCATCTGTTCTACGGCATTTCCATGCTTGGCCGGTTCAAGAACATGGGGGTGAAAAAACCGTATCTCATCTTCTCCCTGTGTGATGAGACTTTCGCCATCGACAACGGCACTGTCATTCCCAAAGGCGTCAACCGAGGCTGGTTCTACTTCTTCGTGGGATTCCTCAACCAATTCTCCTGGGTGGCTGGTGCCACGGTTGGAGGCATTCTCGGCGGACGTATCACGTTCGATACCTCCGGACTCGATTTCATTATGACCGCCATGTTCGCCGTGATCTTCGCAGACCAGTGGCTGGCTACGAAACATAAGAGCCATATGGCGGCGTTGACCGGCATCGTCGTGCCTGCGATTTGTTTGGGAGTTTTCGGCGCCGACAATTTCATGATTCCCTCGCTTGCCGGCATGCTGGTCATGTTCGTTCTGCTGCGGCCGTATCTGAACGATCTGAAAAACGACAAGACGGATGAAGCCGGCGGAGCTGGCAGCGTAACGTCCGACGATATGCAGAAAGAGGCACGTGCATGATGATCATGACCACCTGGCAGGGCGTCGTAACTATTATCATGGCGATACTTGGTACCATTTTGACCCGTTTCCTGCCGTTTCTGGTATTCCCCGAATCGAAGGAACCGCCGCGTTTCATCACCTATCTGGGCACGGTGCTGCCGTACGCCATGACAGGTCTGCTCGTCGTGTATTCGCTCAAGGGCGTGCATCTGCTGTCCGGCAGCCACGGCATTCCCGAATTGCTTGCGATTATGGTGATCGTTCTGCTGCACGTATGGAAAAGAAACATGCTGCTGTCGATCGCCGGTGGCACCGCTGCTTACATGCTGTTGGTGCAGCTGGTATTCTCATGAAAGCTTTTGCGTAACAGCGCGGCTTTCGGCCGTGTCGCAGTGGGCCGTGATTATTTGGCGAGTTCCATATCGTATTTCAGCGTCATCACGCGAATCGCGGACTGCTTCACCTTGTCCGCAAAAGCAGAATCAGCCGCGGCCTTCGCATTCAAACCATCCAAAACCTGCTGAACATAATCGAAAGCGCCAATACAGGCAAGATCACCGCCGGCTTCAACCAATCGCACACCCAAATCACTCGGCTGAACACCGCTCAAGGCAGTGGCGGAGAGGGAATCCGAAGTGATGACACCCTGAAAACCAACCGTATTACGTAGATAATCCGTTACCAAAGTGCTGGAAAACACGGCGGGATTGTTCGGATCAATGGCCTGATAGGTAGCCAAAGACATCATCACCATGGAAGGGTTCACCTCCAACGCGCTATTGAACGCGTTGATTTCCGCACCGTCCAACGTGGTGGTGGTGTCAAGAATGCCGTCGGCGGTGAAATCGGTATTGCCGGTTACCGAACCAAGTCCCGGATAATGCTTGATGGCGCTGCCAATACCCGAATCCGCCATGCCCTGAATGAACGCTTTGGCATGGTCGGCATTACCGGCCGCGTCCAATCCAAAATCACGATCCAACGCTCCGACAGGGTCGTTCGTGGTGCGATCCACCGTCACCGTACCCACCACCGGCGCCAAATCGACATTGATGCCAGCTGACTTAAGCTGGGAACCCCATACGGCCGCCGACCGACGAAGCTGATCGGTCGACATCGTTCCCTGATCGGTGGCGGAAGGCATCTGATCGAAACCAGAGCCTTGAAGATGCTGCACCAAACCACCTTCCTGATCGGTGGTCATCAACAGCCGATTATTGGCCGGCGCATACGATTGCAATGCGGATGTGGCTGCGGCGACACCGGCCGTTCCAGAATTCCAGTTGCCGATGATCAGCACCGAACCGATATGCTGGTTCATAATGAGATTTTGCAATGAGGAAGGATCGGATCCCGCGTAGAGAGGTGCCATGACGAGCTGACCGACACGCTCTGCAAGACTCATGGCATTGACTGCAGCCACGGCTTTGCCGTGCGGAGAGTCGTCCATCACGCTTGGCACGTTGGATTTGTCAAGCGCATCATGTGATGCGCCGGACTGCTGCGAATTGGATTGCTCGGATTGGTTGGAGCCAGCATTCAAACTCGCGCTGGATGAACACCCAGCGAACGATAGCGGCAGTGCGATGGCGCACAGTGCGGCAGCACAACGAGCGAAATGAACGTGGACCCTCTTCATAGTGTCATTATCTATCACATGCCAGTGATGGCGAATACGATCGCATAAGAAAAGAACGGGTGGATTCGTGTTCGTGAATTGCGTAAACATTAGGCCAGTGGCATAAAGCACGTTCCGTGCCTGTCGATAGGCTATTAGTATGTCTTTTTTTGATATGTTTGGTCCCATGTTCGACCCGGAAAGCGGCCCGAGCCGCTCCCAAGGGCAGCGTGCCAATAAATCCGACAACGATGATCCCATCATTCTCAATGTCGAAACCGATGGCGATAACACCGCCCGGTCTTCGGCGAACATGCCTCCAAGAGGTCCGTCCGGTCCGCGCATCACACGCCAGCCGAACCGTCCGCGCAAATCGTCGAACGGCAACAAGATTCTAATCGGTGTGGTGCTGGCGCTTGCCATCATCGTCGGACTGTTCTTTGGCTTGGCGCAGTTCATCACCGATGTCATGTGGTATGCGCAGCTTGGCTTCCAAAGCGTGATTTGGACGCAGTTGGGTACCAGGGTAGGCCTGTGGGTGGCGTATGCGCTGCTGATCGCCGCGGTCGGATTCCTTTCCGCGTCGCTGGCGATCTGGGCTCGCCCCGATGCTGCCGATGGTTCTACCATTCGTATTAATGGCGACACCATCGAAGTGGGCAAGGGCGTGAGCTCAAAGAGTGCACGTCGTGTGGCAGTGGTGATTTCATTGATCGTCGGTTTGATGTTCGGATCGCAGTTTAATGCGAATTGGTCTGAGATTCTGCTGATGTTCAATGCGCAGAGTTTCGGCACCACTGATCCGCAATTCGGCATTGACAATGGTTTCTACGTATTCGTGTTGCCTGGTTTGAAGTTGATTATGTCGGCGGTGGCGCTGCTGTTGCTTGCAGGCATTATCTTCTCCATCGTCACGCATGTGATGATGGGTGGCATTCGCATCACCATGCCAGTGCATGGTCGTGGACTGT is a window of Bifidobacterium catenulatum DSM 16992 = JCM 1194 = LMG 11043 DNA encoding:
- a CDS encoding NAD(P)H-dependent oxidoreductase; translation: MKTLVLVFHPHLEKSQVNRKLMDAANETGDVTVVDEYAAYPDFRINVEHEQRLIETHDRIVLQFPFYWYSSPALLKQWEDDVIKAGWAYGGGRALEGKEFMLSVSTGSPADSYTREGSHVRTMDELLSPFETTFRHTHATYLKPFLIQGVATSTEEQIDEAVSKYPAALIG
- a CDS encoding DUF3737 family protein, with amino-acid sequence MKEHTMNIPKTLESNADQDIPETRQALLTGERAEFFAHDRHYVDTIFDDGESPLKHAHAIELESSSFKWKYPLWYCSDISAKDCTWFEMARAGVWYTNNIRVEDCTFEAPKNFRRCRDVSLRNVDFVNAEETLWACSNVMMNNVSARGDYLAMNCSDIKVDNLRLVGNYPFDGARNIEISNSRLISKDCFWNCENVTVRDSFISGEYLAWNSRNVTFENCTIESLQGLCYVDNLVLRNCRLINTTLAFEYSSVDADVHGAIDSVFNPASGAIRADAIGELTLDPERIDPSATTVITADVTER
- a CDS encoding AzlC family ABC transporter permease; this translates as MGTRGFSFLWPMCMSAFIFTGSMEFVTVNLLVSAFNPFATFMLAVMLGTRHLFYGISMLGRFKNMGVKKPYLIFSLCDETFAIDNGTVIPKGVNRGWFYFFVGFLNQFSWVAGATVGGILGGRITFDTSGLDFIMTAMFAVIFADQWLATKHKSHMAALTGIVVPAICLGVFGADNFMIPSLAGMLVMFVLLRPYLNDLKNDKTDEAGGAGSVTSDDMQKEARA
- a CDS encoding glycoside hydrolase family 3 protein, which encodes MKRVHVHFARCAAALCAIALPLSFAGCSSSASLNAGSNQSEQSNSQQSGASHDALDKSNVPSVMDDSPHGKAVAAVNAMSLAERVGQLVMAPLYAGSDPSSLQNLIMNQHIGSVLIIGNWNSGTAGVAAATSALQSYAPANNRLLMTTDQEGGLVQHLQGSGFDQMPSATDQGTMSTDQLRRSAAVWGSQLKSAGINVDLAPVVGTVTVDRTTNDPVGALDRDFGLDAAGNADHAKAFIQGMADSGIGSAIKHYPGLGSVTGNTDFTADGILDTTTTLDGAEINAFNSALEVNPSMVMMSLATYQAIDPNNPAVFSSTLVTDYLRNTVGFQGVITSDSLSATALSGVQPSDLGVRLVEAGGDLACIGAFDYVQQVLDGLNAKAAADSAFADKVKQSAIRVMTLKYDMELAK
- a CDS encoding branched-chain amino acid transporter permease, with amino-acid sequence MIMTTWQGVVTIIMAILGTILTRFLPFLVFPESKEPPRFITYLGTVLPYAMTGLLVVYSLKGVHLLSGSHGIPELLAIMVIVLLHVWKRNMLLSIAGGTAAYMLLVQLVFS